The genome window CGGCTGGGTGAAGCGCGGGGTGACCGGCTGTGACTCGAAGTCGAGGGTTTTGGCGGGGGAAATCACCATCAGCATGAAGTTGGCTCCTGAATTCGTGGCGTGTCGCGTGGGCGGGATTCTAGGGGGTTGGGGGGTTAGACTCCACCTATGATGGTGATAGGGCGCTGCTTTGTCGTGGGTGTACATATCCGTTGCTGCGGTAACGGCGGCTTAGGGTTCCGCCCTTACCGCGGGTCACTTTTTTACAAACGCCTAAAAAAGTAACCAAAAAACGCTTTGCCCCACCACTCGATGCCTCGCCCAGGCTCGGCATGCCCGCACTCCGGCCATCGTGGTTAACGGGGCCTGTCAGATCAAGATCAACAGCAAATCAAAAGCAGAGCACGGCGGCCTGGTAGCCGACCTGAGTGGTAGAAGCAAAAGCAGGGCAAAAGCACAGCAGGGGCAGATCAGAAGCAGAACTGCTTTTCTGTGGGAGCGGCGGGTGACGATTCGACTTGCCCGCGAATGCGCTGGGTCAGTCACCCGATGCATCAACTGACACGCTGCTATCGGGAGCAAGCCCCTTCCCACATTTAACCGAGTTCAGCTTCCAGGATCAGGTCGGCTGTCAGGCATCCTCGGCGTTGCTTTTGATCTACACCACTCAGGTCGGCAACCGGGGCGCCGTGCACTGCTTTTGATCTTAGGCGGCCCGCTCCGTACAGGCTCTATCAAACGTGACCCGCTGTAAGCCCGCAACCCTGAGTGGCTGTTACCCAAACAACGGATATACACACCAACCCAGTAGCTCCCCCAGGTGATCGGCTATAGTGCCCGACAACTCTGGAAAGGGAGACCCTGTGTGCGAATTGCGTTTTTACTGTCGGCTTGTTTGCTGTGCTTGGGCGCCCAGGCGGCGCCGGTGGACGTGGCAAGCCTGGACCGTGGTGTCTGGCCGGAGAAGCTAAGCAGCCCCGCGCTGTTCGACGTCGCCTCACGCGCCGAAATCCTGATGTTCGCCCATAGCTTGATCGCCAGCGAAGCCCAGGACGAAGCCGTGCTCAAGCAGCGCCTGGGCCTGAAGATCATCAACCTGGCTTCCATTGACGACCTGCGCCGGCAACTCTGGCAGCGCCTGTTGGAGAACTACACGTTTGCCCAGCAAAGCTGCGAAGAAGATGCCTCGTTCTGCTACCTGGTGGAAAGCATGGACGACCTGCGCGAACAGGCCGGCAAGTTCCAGGTCAGTGATGACTCCTTCTATATAGGCTGGGCCAACCCCAGCCACAGTTTCCATGAGCGCTACCTGGACGAACTGCTGCGCAAAGCCGCGTTGTTCCCGCAGATCAGCAGTGAGATCGCGCGTTTTGGCGACCACGAACGCAATGGCGACGAATTCAACGACCGCATGTTCCTGCTGACCTTCGACGGCGGCCCGGCACCCGTCAGCGGCAATACTGACTGGCTCACTGACTACCTGCGCAAGCAGAAGCTCAACGCCACCTTCTTCGTCCTCGGCAGCAGTCTGCAAACCCGCGTTGAGCGCAGTTCGGCGGCTGACGTACAAGCGTTGTACCAGGGCCAGTGCGTGGGCACCCAGGGCTGGCAGTATCGCTCCCACAGTCATTGGGTCGAGTGGCAAGGCTCGATCACGCGCAGTGCATCGCTGGCGCAGAACCTGATGCCGGAAAACTACGTGCCGCTGTTTCGCCCGCCGTACGGCCAGCGTCGCGCCGACAGCCAGGGCTTCTTCCAGTCCCAGGGTTTGCAGGTGGCGCTGTGGGATATCGACTCGCAGGATGAGCCGGGCAAACTCAAGGCTGATGAGGCGGCGCAACGGCTGCTGACGTTGATGTTGCTATGGCGCAAAGGGGTGATTGTGTTTCACGACACCCAGGACAAGGCGCGGGTCGCATTACCGATGTTGCTACAGGCGACGGCGCAAAGTGGGCTGGGTTGGCAGGACTGTCGGGAGGCGTTTCGCTGAAAAAGCTGAAGTGCCCGGCCCTGTTGGGGATGAGGCATTTTTGGGGCGATTTTGTGCGACATTTCGAAGCAGGCTGACTTCCGACTTTAACGGGGTCCATGGCACTCGGCTAGTGCTATTCGTCATCCTGAAAAATAAACTTCAGAAAAGTGTCAAAGTGCTTTTTTCTGTCATCGTTTTTGCGGTATTACGAAGTCAGATCGCCGAAACCTGCAACACAGGTGGCGTCTTCCAAGACTCCTCATGTGGGCACTGCGCTTGACGTCACTCAGGTGCAGTCGGTGGTCGAATCGAGGCGCAGCACTGTTGTGGTATTGCGTCGACTGGCTCCCACAAAGGTGACCGAGTATGGATGATCATGGACGTAACCCTTCTTCCGACCAGCCAATCCTTTATGTGCTTGATACCAACGTACTGATTCACGATCCAAACGCACTGCTTAACTTCGAAGAACACCACGTCGCTATCCCGATGATCGTGCTTGAGGAGCTCGACAAACTCAAAAGCGGGCACCACAGCGTTGCCGCCGAGTGCCGCCAGGCCATCCGCCTGATCGACAAGACCCTGGGTGAAGCCTCACCCGAGGACGTTGAAGTCGGCGTGCCGATCCAGCGCGGAAAAAGCGGGCCCAAGGGCTTGCTGTCGATTTTGATGAACAAGCGCAGCGAGCCCAACAGCCTGCTGCCGGAGAATCTGAACGACAACAAAATCATCAACCAATTGATCGACCTGCACGCGCGTGACAAGGACCTGCGCCTGGTGCTGGTGACCAAAGACATCAATATGCGCCTCAAGGCACGAGCGTGTGGGATCGCTGCCGAGGACTACAGTACCGACCAACTGGTCGACGACGTGTCGATGCTGTCGCGTGGTTATCACACCATGACCGGCTCGTTCTGGGACCGCGTCAGCAAAGTCGAAACCCGTCAGGACCATGGCCGCACCTGGCACCAGGTACAGCTGACCGACAACCTGCCGGCCGTGCATATCAATGAGTTCATCATCGACGAACAGGGGTTTGTGGGCTGGATCAAAGAGATTCAGGTCGACAAGCTGCTGATCCTCGACCTGCATCAGGAACCCCTGTTGCACCAGGAAGCCTGGGGCCTGAAACCGCGTGACATCTACCAGAGCCTGGCGCTGTATGCGCTGCTCGACCCGGATATCCACCTGGTCAACCTGACCGGGGCCGCAGGCTCGGGCAAAACCATCCTCGCCCTGGCGGCCGCCATCGAGCAGACCATGGTGACCAAGCGCTATCGCCGCATCATTGCCACCCGCAGCGTGCAGGGGCTGGACCAGGAAATCGGTTTCCTGCCCGGCACCGAAGCGGAAAAAATGGAGCCGTGGCTGGGGGCGATCACCGACAACCTCGAAGCCTTGCACATGGATGACGAAAACACCCATGGCAGCGTCGATTACATCCTCAGCAAAGTGCCGTTGCAGTTCAAA of Pseudomonas fluorescens contains these proteins:
- a CDS encoding polysaccharide deacetylase family protein, with translation MRIAFLLSACLLCLGAQAAPVDVASLDRGVWPEKLSSPALFDVASRAEILMFAHSLIASEAQDEAVLKQRLGLKIINLASIDDLRRQLWQRLLENYTFAQQSCEEDASFCYLVESMDDLREQAGKFQVSDDSFYIGWANPSHSFHERYLDELLRKAALFPQISSEIARFGDHERNGDEFNDRMFLLTFDGGPAPVSGNTDWLTDYLRKQKLNATFFVLGSSLQTRVERSSAADVQALYQGQCVGTQGWQYRSHSHWVEWQGSITRSASLAQNLMPENYVPLFRPPYGQRRADSQGFFQSQGLQVALWDIDSQDEPGKLKADEAAQRLLTLMLLWRKGVIVFHDTQDKARVALPMLLQATAQSGLGWQDCREAFR
- a CDS encoding PhoH family protein — encoded protein: MDDHGRNPSSDQPILYVLDTNVLIHDPNALLNFEEHHVAIPMIVLEELDKLKSGHHSVAAECRQAIRLIDKTLGEASPEDVEVGVPIQRGKSGPKGLLSILMNKRSEPNSLLPENLNDNKIINQLIDLHARDKDLRLVLVTKDINMRLKARACGIAAEDYSTDQLVDDVSMLSRGYHTMTGSFWDRVSKVETRQDHGRTWHQVQLTDNLPAVHINEFIIDEQGFVGWIKEIQVDKLLILDLHQEPLLHQEAWGLKPRDIYQSLALYALLDPDIHLVNLTGAAGSGKTILALAAAIEQTMVTKRYRRIIATRSVQGLDQEIGFLPGTEAEKMEPWLGAITDNLEALHMDDENTHGSVDYILSKVPLQFKSLNYIRGRSFQQSLILIDECQNLTPHQMKTIITRAGAGSKVVCLGNLAQIDTPYLSATSSGLTYLTERFKDFPNGVHIALQGVPRSILAEYAESHL